One Tunturibacter gelidoferens genomic region harbors:
- a CDS encoding tyrosine-type recombinase/integrase, with amino-acid sequence MVRVAMCLGLRVSEVLALKWSDFDFRSLTLEVVRGVVHGRISDVKTEYSEDLLPLDSAFAEVMLDWQQRCPKSEGNWVFPNPNTGKLYHASPIGRDYIRAAGRKAKLEKDIGWHTFRHAYRSFLDDAGAPVGVQQKLMRHAQVSTTMNTYGNAQMLSKRSANTKVVQMVLPSKGRLEEAG; translated from the coding sequence ATGGTGCGGGTTGCCATGTGCTTAGGGTTGAGAGTCAGCGAGGTTCTGGCTCTTAAATGGTCAGACTTCGATTTTCGGAGCCTGACTCTAGAAGTTGTTCGGGGCGTGGTTCATGGTCGCATTAGTGATGTGAAGACGGAATATAGCGAGGATCTACTCCCGTTGGACTCCGCTTTCGCTGAAGTCATGCTCGATTGGCAACAACGCTGTCCAAAGAGTGAAGGGAACTGGGTCTTCCCAAACCCAAACACTGGCAAGCTGTACCATGCTTCACCTATCGGCCGGGACTACATCCGTGCTGCTGGCAGAAAGGCGAAGCTTGAGAAGGACATTGGCTGGCATACCTTCCGACACGCATACAGATCGTTTTTGGATGACGCTGGTGCGCCTGTCGGGGTGCAGCAAAAGCTGATGCGCCATGCTCAGGTAAGCACGACCATGAACACGTATGGAAATGCCCAGATGCTGTCCAAACGATCAGCCAATACCAAGGTTGTTCAGATGGTTTTGCCCTCGAAAGGAAGGCTCGAAGAAGCAGGTTAA